Proteins from a single region of Nocardiopsis dassonvillei subsp. dassonvillei DSM 43111:
- a CDS encoding helix-turn-helix domain-containing protein, with the protein MVDHSFGSYLSGERKRAGYTLRKLATHAKVSSSTLSRWENDHYVPARDDVAKLDKALEMRGALVRKWEGFTAPSALLPWMQDAGMLEEAASLIEYVSPVLVPGLLQSPGYAEIVFREGQPLSSATDIRRLVALRCSRHEVLRVRNDPGVSAVFPVSALECVTDAVRTEQAQHLLSLIDGGRVSVHLVPEGSALIGITSPMLMVRLRGGGKAASADHLTGNVVYGETDDFERLSELVKRAFALALPAQQSRKVLEELL; encoded by the coding sequence ATGGTGGATCACAGTTTCGGGTCATACCTCTCGGGTGAACGCAAACGCGCAGGTTATACGCTGCGCAAGCTCGCGACTCACGCGAAGGTTTCTTCGTCAACCCTTTCCCGCTGGGAAAATGACCATTATGTCCCAGCACGTGACGACGTTGCGAAGCTCGACAAGGCGCTGGAGATGCGCGGCGCGCTGGTCCGCAAGTGGGAGGGTTTCACCGCTCCGTCCGCGTTGCTCCCGTGGATGCAGGACGCGGGCATGCTCGAAGAAGCCGCCTCCTTGATCGAGTACGTCTCTCCCGTGCTGGTTCCCGGATTGCTGCAATCACCCGGATACGCGGAGATCGTCTTCCGGGAGGGCCAACCGTTGTCGTCCGCGACGGATATCCGACGATTGGTCGCGTTGCGGTGTTCTCGTCACGAAGTGCTTCGAGTGCGCAACGACCCCGGGGTGTCGGCTGTGTTCCCGGTGTCCGCGCTGGAATGCGTTACAGACGCGGTCCGTACCGAACAGGCTCAACACCTGCTGTCCCTGATTGACGGGGGCCGGGTGTCCGTCCACCTGGTACCCGAGGGTTCGGCGTTGATCGGGATCACCTCCCCCATGCTCATGGTGCGCCTCAGAGGGGGCGGAAAGGCCGCGAGCGCGGACCACCTGACCGGTAATGTCGTCTACGGCGAAACTGACGACTTCGAGCGGCTGTCGGAACTGGTCAAACGCGCGTTCGCGTTGGCGCTCCCCGCCCAACAGTCGCGAAAGGTACTGGAGGAACTACTTTGA
- a CDS encoding NRDE family protein — protein sequence MCTVIVGFDPGADTPLVIAALRDEMSSRPWDGPARHWPDRPDLVGGRDRLAGGTWLAVDPTGPRTAALLNGWPWDGRMPWEGTYPASRGELPLRALAQAGRNPGRDPLHGDDPTLYAPFHLLDADARRAGLHSWDGRCLDTRPLPVGVSMVVNTGLNPDDPRAARHTPEFARTRPDPADLSRAKGVEEIWGEWPRLVNEAANSAPRSAGPDESGDPTGLVARADLGGGRTWETGSVTLLAMDRETVRYAFTDAPADPGAWRMVDTSAPRF from the coding sequence ATGTGCACTGTCATCGTCGGCTTCGACCCCGGCGCGGACACGCCCCTGGTCATCGCCGCGCTCAGGGACGAGATGTCCTCCCGGCCCTGGGACGGGCCCGCCCGGCACTGGCCCGACCGGCCCGACCTCGTCGGCGGCCGGGACCGCCTCGCGGGCGGCACCTGGCTGGCGGTGGACCCCACGGGCCCGCGCACGGCGGCCCTGCTCAACGGCTGGCCCTGGGACGGGCGCATGCCCTGGGAGGGCACCTACCCGGCCAGCCGGGGCGAACTGCCGCTGCGCGCCCTCGCGCAGGCGGGCAGGAACCCGGGCCGCGACCCTCTGCACGGCGACGACCCCACCCTCTACGCGCCCTTCCACCTGCTGGACGCCGACGCCCGCCGGGCCGGACTGCACAGCTGGGACGGCCGGTGCCTGGACACCCGTCCGCTTCCGGTCGGCGTGAGCATGGTGGTCAACACCGGACTGAACCCGGACGATCCGCGCGCCGCCCGCCACACGCCCGAGTTCGCGCGCACCCGGCCCGATCCGGCCGACCTGTCCCGGGCGAAGGGGGTGGAGGAGATCTGGGGGGAGTGGCCGCGCCTGGTCAACGAGGCCGCCAACTCCGCGCCCCGCTCGGCGGGCCCCGACGAGTCCGGCGACCCGACGGGCCTGGTCGCCCGCGCCGACCTCGGCGGGGGCAGGACGTGGGAGACCGGGTCGGTGACCCTGCTCGCCATGGACCGCGAGACCGTGCGCTACGCCTTCACCGACGCCCCGGCCGATCCCGGGGCGTGGCGGATGGTCGACACCTCGGCCCCCCGGTTCTGA
- a CDS encoding ABATE domain-containing protein, protein MTTPTRHSAAAELIADFVSTGAGLADRADLARFLREHRLATEGAIPITLADLDEAIALRDGIRAVLERRAEPDHEAIARGQKVLDGLRVTVRLQASREAPVPLTPAVVDEVRRGLARIAGAWAVVLSTGEWRHMRL, encoded by the coding sequence ATGACGACCCCCACGCGGCACAGCGCGGCCGCCGAACTCATCGCGGACTTCGTCTCCACCGGTGCCGGACTCGCCGACCGGGCCGACCTCGCGCGGTTCCTGCGCGAGCACCGCCTGGCCACCGAGGGAGCCATCCCCATCACCCTCGCCGACCTCGACGAGGCCATCGCCCTGCGCGACGGCATCCGGGCGGTCCTGGAGCGGCGGGCCGAACCCGACCACGAGGCCATCGCCCGGGGCCAGAAGGTCCTGGACGGCCTCCGCGTCACCGTGCGCCTCCAGGCCTCACGCGAGGCCCCCGTGCCGCTGACCCCGGCGGTCGTGGACGAGGTCCGCCGCGGGCTGGCCCGCATCGCCGGGGCCTGGGCCGTGGTGCTGTCCACGGGGGAGTGGCGCCACATGCGGCTCTGA
- a CDS encoding family 16 glycosylhydrolase gives MRIAHRPRRSLASAALSFLTAAALVIPVGAASAAPVPEDTAAPASAEAAQAAALVWSDEFNGAAGSAPNPANWNHETGAHGWGNNELQNYTSSRANSALDGNGNLVITARRGANGGYTSARMTTQNKVEHAYGRIEARIKIPRGQGIWPAFWMLGADFPDTPWPDSGEIDIMENIGREPHLVHGTLHGPGYSGGNPLTGSYMHPQGWSFADDFHTFAVDWSPGSITWSVDGNAYQTYTPADTRGNPWVYDQPFFMILNIAVGGNWPGYPDGTTQFPQQMLVDYVRIYSDGGGPGGGTGTITASNGICLDVAGAQTGDGTPIQLAHCNGNQAQQWTEGSDGTFRAFNKCLDVAGGATAAGTPVQLWTCNGTGAQRWTHDSGTQALRNPQSGRCLQPQGRAQSDGTRMVIADCDGSAVQRWSLNG, from the coding sequence ATGCGCATCGCGCACCGGCCCCGCAGGTCCCTCGCCTCCGCGGCCCTGTCCTTCCTCACCGCAGCCGCGCTCGTGATCCCGGTCGGGGCCGCCTCGGCCGCCCCCGTCCCCGAGGACACGGCGGCCCCGGCGTCCGCCGAAGCCGCCCAGGCGGCGGCCCTGGTGTGGTCCGACGAGTTCAACGGCGCCGCCGGAAGCGCCCCCAACCCCGCCAACTGGAACCACGAGACCGGCGCCCACGGCTGGGGCAACAACGAACTCCAGAACTACACCAGCAGCCGCGCCAACTCCGCCCTCGACGGCAACGGCAACCTCGTCATCACCGCACGCAGGGGAGCCAACGGCGGCTACACCTCCGCCCGCATGACCACCCAGAACAAGGTCGAACACGCCTACGGCCGCATCGAGGCCCGCATCAAGATCCCCCGCGGCCAGGGCATCTGGCCCGCCTTCTGGATGCTCGGCGCCGACTTCCCCGACACCCCCTGGCCCGACTCCGGCGAGATCGACATCATGGAGAACATCGGCCGCGAACCCCACCTGGTCCACGGCACCCTCCACGGCCCCGGCTACTCCGGGGGCAACCCCCTGACCGGCTCCTACATGCACCCGCAGGGCTGGTCCTTCGCCGACGACTTCCACACCTTCGCCGTCGACTGGAGCCCCGGCTCCATCACCTGGTCCGTGGACGGCAACGCCTACCAGACCTACACCCCGGCCGACACGCGCGGAAACCCCTGGGTCTACGACCAGCCCTTCTTCATGATCCTCAACATCGCCGTGGGCGGTAACTGGCCCGGCTACCCCGACGGCACCACCCAGTTCCCCCAGCAGATGCTCGTGGACTACGTCCGGATCTACTCGGACGGCGGCGGCCCCGGCGGCGGCACCGGGACGATCACCGCCTCCAACGGCATCTGCCTCGACGTCGCCGGGGCCCAGACGGGCGACGGCACCCCGATCCAGCTGGCGCACTGCAACGGCAACCAGGCCCAGCAGTGGACCGAGGGCTCCGACGGCACGTTCCGGGCGTTCAACAAGTGCCTGGACGTGGCGGGCGGCGCCACCGCCGCGGGCACCCCCGTACAGCTGTGGACCTGCAACGGGACCGGCGCGCAGCGGTGGACCCACGACAGCGGGACGCAGGCCCTGCGCAACCCGCAGTCGGGCCGCTGCCTGCAACCCCAGGGCCGGGCGCAGAGCGACGGCACCCGGATGGTGATCGCCGACTGCGACGGCAGCGCCGTCCAGCGCTGGAGCCTGAACGGCTGA
- a CDS encoding nitroreductase family deazaflavin-dependent oxidoreductase, with translation MSFAQPPTTPLRRALFRAPIWIYRTGLGGLMGRRFVLLTHRGRTTGEARQAVLEVIGGDDAAGTVLVASGYGRRSQWFRNVEHEPRVLFQLGNRRRRGTATVLSPQESGEALVSYAERHPAAAVALLRALGYEVDDSEEWFERRGADIGNDIPVVRLTPAGAAGEHHPGLSAP, from the coding sequence ATGTCGTTCGCCCAGCCGCCCACCACACCCCTGCGCCGGGCCCTGTTCCGCGCCCCCATCTGGATCTACCGGACAGGGTTGGGCGGACTGATGGGCCGCCGGTTCGTACTGCTCACCCACAGGGGGCGGACCACGGGAGAGGCCCGCCAGGCGGTGCTGGAGGTCATCGGCGGCGACGACGCCGCGGGAACCGTGCTGGTGGCCTCCGGGTACGGAAGGCGGTCGCAGTGGTTCCGCAACGTCGAGCACGAGCCGCGGGTGCTGTTCCAGCTGGGCAACCGGCGCCGCCGGGGCACCGCCACCGTCCTGTCGCCGCAGGAGTCCGGTGAGGCGCTGGTGAGCTACGCCGAGCGGCACCCCGCCGCCGCCGTGGCGCTGCTGCGCGCGCTGGGCTACGAGGTGGACGACAGCGAGGAGTGGTTCGAGCGGAGGGGTGCGGACATCGGGAACGACATCCCGGTCGTCCGGTTGACCCCCGCGGGGGCCGCCGGTGAGCACCACCCCGGACTCTCCGCTCCCTAG
- a CDS encoding PAC2 family protein gives MTKLVRELVDPVMVAAFEGWNDAGEAASLAVEHLSREWDAYELCALAPDDYYDFQVTRPRMSIVDGVVGEVEWPTTRVRVATPPGSERDVVLVTGPEPNMRWRSYAADLLAVARELGVTRMVMLGSLLADAPHTRPIPVTGMASPVELGSALGLEATTYSGPTGIVGVVHEAFSAVGIETASLWAAIPHYVAQPPCPKASLALLAWVEDFLGARVPLGDLPEDAVAWESNVNELTAEDEDIAAYVRGLEEAKDTADLPEASGDAIARDFERYLRRHDEG, from the coding sequence ATGACCAAGCTCGTCCGGGAGCTTGTCGATCCCGTGATGGTGGCGGCGTTCGAGGGATGGAACGACGCCGGTGAGGCGGCCAGCCTGGCCGTGGAGCACCTGTCGAGGGAGTGGGACGCCTACGAGCTGTGCGCGCTGGCACCGGACGACTACTACGACTTCCAGGTGACCCGGCCGCGCATGTCGATCGTGGACGGCGTGGTGGGCGAGGTCGAGTGGCCCACGACCCGGGTCCGCGTGGCGACGCCGCCGGGGTCGGAGCGCGACGTGGTGCTGGTGACGGGCCCCGAGCCGAACATGCGGTGGCGCTCCTACGCCGCCGACCTGCTGGCCGTGGCTCGGGAGCTGGGCGTCACGCGGATGGTGATGCTGGGTTCGCTGCTGGCGGACGCCCCGCACACCCGGCCGATCCCGGTGACCGGGATGGCCTCGCCCGTGGAGCTGGGCTCGGCGCTGGGGCTGGAGGCGACCACCTACTCGGGCCCGACCGGGATCGTGGGCGTGGTGCACGAGGCGTTCAGCGCGGTGGGGATCGAGACCGCGTCGCTGTGGGCGGCCATCCCCCACTACGTCGCCCAGCCGCCGTGCCCGAAGGCCTCCCTGGCGCTGCTGGCGTGGGTGGAGGACTTCCTGGGCGCGCGGGTGCCGCTGGGCGACCTGCCCGAGGACGCGGTGGCGTGGGAGTCCAACGTCAACGAGCTCACCGCCGAGGACGAGGACATCGCGGCGTACGTGCGCGGCCTGGAGGAGGCCAAGGACACCGCCGACCTGCCGGAGGCCTCCGGTGACGCCATCGCCCGGGACTTCGAGCGCTACCTGCGCCGCCACGACGAGGGCTGA
- a CDS encoding HAD-IC family P-type ATPase has protein sequence MPEQPDRTDGGADSTADRPRDAASAVPGPQAGGGAPETAGAPAGASAEPAPAGPSGPAGPPPETGLSSQQVAERVSAGRTNDVPVRASRTVGQIIRGNVFTRINAMVAVLFSIIAVIGPVQDGLFAMVILFNTLIGIVQELRAKRTLDKLAIVNAARPRVVRDGATVHVATQEIVLDEVLEVGVGDQIVVDGTVTWAGGLEVDESLLTGEADPVVKRPGDTVMSGSFVVAGTGRFRATKVGRHAYAARLAEEASRFSLVHSELRSGINRILTWITYALFPIGALLIYSQLVLGGHVGLEESTSGGQISGPLADALRSMVAALVSMIPEGLVLLTSIAFAVGVIRLGRHKCLVQELPAIEGLARVDVVCTDKTGTLTEAGMKLAGIRDLGGHGGEDSPSLVLAALAASDPDHNASMAAIARGCEAAGQTAPDWTVTALAPFSSARKWSGASFLASGGEEHWVLGAADVLVSPRDPAAAEAARLGAQGHRVLLLARASARVDSDEAPGTVLPAALVVLDQRLREDAGPTLDYFEDQGVDVKIVSGDHAASVGAVGRELGLPGADQPVDARALSEDGDELAREVERRSAFGRVTPERKRDMVRGLRERGHTVAMTGDGVNDVLALKEADIGVAMGSGSPASRSVAQLVLLDNRFAVLPRVVAEGRRVIGNIERVANLFLTKTVYTMTLAIIVGLLAVAYPFFPRHATLINAVTFGIPSFFLALAPNTDIARPGFVMRTLRLAIPSGMVAGFAAVTTYLLVLGGRTVPDPADRTAVVITLCATTLWVLLLVAKPYVWWKVLMVGSMVGLLTLAMVTPLGQWFFDLDVSDPTKVLTGLAVAGVAIVVITVIRVVDDRMVARSEARAAEGEDEREAEERTPEPV, from the coding sequence GTGCCCGAGCAACCCGACCGGACCGACGGCGGTGCGGACAGCACCGCGGACAGGCCGCGGGACGCGGCTTCCGCCGTCCCCGGACCACAGGCGGGCGGCGGCGCCCCCGAGACGGCCGGAGCCCCCGCCGGGGCCTCCGCCGAGCCCGCCCCCGCAGGCCCCAGCGGCCCGGCGGGCCCTCCGCCCGAGACGGGGCTGAGCAGCCAGCAGGTCGCCGAGCGGGTCTCGGCGGGGCGGACCAACGACGTGCCGGTGCGCGCGAGCCGCACGGTCGGCCAGATCATCCGCGGCAACGTGTTCACCCGGATCAACGCCATGGTCGCGGTGCTGTTCTCGATCATCGCGGTGATCGGCCCGGTGCAGGACGGGCTGTTCGCGATGGTCATCCTCTTCAACACGCTGATCGGCATCGTCCAGGAGCTGCGGGCCAAGCGCACCCTGGACAAGCTCGCCATCGTCAACGCCGCCCGGCCCCGGGTGGTGCGCGACGGCGCCACCGTGCACGTGGCCACGCAGGAGATCGTCCTGGACGAGGTCCTGGAAGTGGGCGTGGGCGACCAGATCGTGGTCGACGGCACCGTCACCTGGGCCGGGGGGCTGGAGGTCGACGAGTCGCTGCTGACCGGCGAGGCCGACCCGGTGGTCAAGCGGCCCGGGGACACGGTGATGTCGGGCAGCTTCGTGGTGGCGGGCACCGGCCGGTTCCGGGCCACCAAGGTGGGGCGGCACGCCTACGCGGCGCGGCTGGCCGAGGAGGCGAGCCGCTTCTCACTGGTGCACTCGGAGCTGCGGTCGGGCATCAACCGCATCCTGACCTGGATCACCTACGCGCTGTTCCCGATCGGCGCCCTGCTGATCTACAGCCAACTGGTCCTGGGCGGGCACGTGGGCCTGGAGGAGTCGACGTCGGGCGGCCAGATCTCCGGCCCGCTGGCGGACGCCCTGCGCAGCATGGTCGCGGCCCTGGTGTCGATGATCCCCGAGGGCCTGGTCCTGCTCACCAGCATCGCGTTCGCGGTCGGGGTGATCCGGCTGGGGAGGCACAAGTGCCTGGTGCAGGAGCTGCCCGCGATCGAGGGCCTGGCCCGTGTGGACGTGGTGTGCACCGACAAGACGGGCACGCTGACCGAGGCGGGCATGAAGCTGGCCGGGATCCGCGACCTGGGCGGGCACGGCGGGGAGGACTCCCCCTCGCTCGTGCTGGCTGCGCTGGCGGCCAGCGACCCCGACCACAACGCGAGCATGGCGGCGATCGCGCGCGGGTGCGAGGCCGCGGGCCAGACGGCTCCCGACTGGACGGTCACGGCGCTGGCGCCGTTCTCGTCCGCCCGCAAGTGGAGCGGGGCCAGCTTCCTGGCCTCCGGCGGCGAGGAGCACTGGGTGCTGGGCGCGGCCGACGTGCTGGTCTCCCCGCGGGACCCGGCGGCGGCCGAGGCGGCCCGGCTGGGCGCGCAGGGCCACCGGGTGCTGCTGCTGGCCCGCGCGTCGGCGCGGGTGGACTCCGACGAGGCCCCCGGGACCGTGCTGCCGGCGGCCCTGGTGGTGCTGGACCAGAGGCTGCGCGAGGACGCCGGTCCGACCCTGGACTACTTCGAGGACCAGGGTGTGGACGTCAAGATCGTCTCGGGCGACCACGCGGCGTCGGTGGGCGCGGTGGGCCGTGAGCTGGGGCTGCCGGGCGCGGACCAGCCGGTGGACGCGCGGGCGCTGTCGGAGGACGGCGACGAGCTGGCCCGCGAGGTGGAGCGGCGCTCGGCCTTCGGCCGGGTGACGCCCGAGCGCAAGCGCGACATGGTCAGGGGCCTGCGCGAACGCGGGCACACGGTGGCGATGACCGGTGACGGCGTCAACGACGTGCTGGCGCTGAAGGAGGCCGACATCGGCGTGGCGATGGGCTCGGGGAGCCCGGCGTCGCGGTCGGTGGCCCAGCTGGTGCTGCTGGACAACCGGTTCGCGGTGCTGCCGCGCGTGGTGGCCGAGGGCCGACGGGTCATCGGCAACATCGAGCGGGTGGCCAACCTGTTCCTGACCAAGACCGTGTACACGATGACGCTGGCGATCATCGTGGGCCTGCTGGCGGTGGCCTACCCCTTCTTCCCGCGCCACGCGACGCTCATCAACGCGGTGACGTTCGGTATCCCGTCGTTCTTCCTGGCGCTGGCGCCCAACACCGACATCGCCCGTCCGGGGTTCGTGATGCGGACGCTGCGGCTGGCGATCCCCTCGGGCATGGTGGCGGGCTTCGCCGCGGTGACGACCTACCTGCTGGTGCTGGGCGGCCGGACGGTGCCCGACCCGGCCGACCGGACCGCGGTGGTCATCACGCTGTGCGCGACGACGCTGTGGGTGCTGCTGCTGGTGGCCAAGCCGTACGTGTGGTGGAAGGTGCTGATGGTGGGCTCCATGGTGGGCCTGTTGACGCTGGCGATGGTGACACCGCTGGGGCAGTGGTTCTTCGACCTGGACGTGAGCGACCCGACCAAGGTGCTGACCGGTCTGGCCGTGGCCGGTGTGGCGATCGTGGTGATCACGGTGATCCGGGTGGTGGACGACCGGATGGTGGCCCGCTCGGAGGCGCGTGCGGCGGAGGGGGAGGACGAGCGCGAGGCCGAGGAGCGCACCCCGGAGCCGGTGTGA
- a CDS encoding nucleoside deaminase, with protein MLSETDMRHLRRAVDLAEESLEAGDEPFGSVLVSGEGAVLFEDRNRVAGGDPTQHPEFAIARWTTTRVSPGERAAATVYTSGEHCPMCSAAHGWAGLGRIVYASSSAQLVSWLEEWGVPPAPVRPLPVGEIVPGIAVEGPVDSLVTRVRSLQARFHGRD; from the coding sequence ATGCTGAGCGAAACCGACATGCGCCACCTGCGGCGCGCGGTCGATCTGGCCGAGGAGTCCCTGGAGGCGGGTGACGAGCCCTTCGGCTCGGTGCTGGTGTCCGGGGAGGGGGCGGTGCTCTTCGAGGACCGCAACCGCGTCGCCGGCGGCGACCCGACGCAGCATCCGGAGTTCGCCATCGCCCGGTGGACGACCACCCGCGTGAGCCCCGGCGAGCGGGCGGCGGCGACCGTCTACACCTCCGGGGAGCACTGCCCCATGTGCTCGGCCGCCCACGGCTGGGCGGGGCTGGGCCGGATCGTGTACGCGAGCTCCTCGGCGCAGCTCGTCTCGTGGCTGGAGGAGTGGGGCGTGCCCCCGGCGCCGGTACGGCCCCTGCCGGTCGGCGAGATCGTGCCCGGAATCGCGGTGGAGGGGCCGGTGGACTCCCTGGTCACGCGGGTGCGGTCGCTCCAGGCCCGCTTCCACGGCCGGGACTGA
- a CDS encoding DUF397 domain-containing protein, whose product MSDWHKSSYSNTGGQCVEVRETPQGADVRDTVNRAAGHLTFPASEWAALLRTQTR is encoded by the coding sequence TTGAGTGACTGGCACAAGTCCAGCTACAGCAACACGGGTGGTCAGTGTGTCGAGGTTCGGGAGACCCCCCAGGGCGCGGACGTTCGCGACACCGTCAACCGTGCAGCCGGGCACCTGACGTTCCCCGCGTCGGAGTGGGCCGCCCTGCTGCGCACCCAGACGCGCTAG
- the mshC gene encoding cysteine--1-D-myo-inosityl 2-amino-2-deoxy-alpha-D-glucopyranoside ligase yields the protein MRSWSAPDIVPLPGTGGPLRVHDTATGRIRTTTPGPRAGMYACGITPYDAAHLGHAFTYLTFDLVNRVWRDAGHDVNYVQNTTDIDDPLLERAEATGVDWRDLAHREIDVFREDMAALRIIPPTSYVGVVESVDLISDLAARIRDTGAAYELDGDLYFSVAEAPEFGEISNLDRGQMLELFGERGGDPQRTGKKDPLDWLLWRAERPGEPAWDSPLGRGRPGWHIECSAIALDRLGPAFDLNGGGSDLIFPHHEMGAAETRCATGGPNAHNHLHVGMVGLDGEKMSKSLGNLVFVSKLRQQGVDPAVIRLAMLAHHYRAPWEWTDAELPAATARAERWRSALALGAAPDAAPVLAAVRAALSEDLDSPAALAAVDAWADTALTEGGADTGAPALVRATVDTLLGVRL from the coding sequence ATGCGTTCATGGTCTGCGCCTGACATCGTCCCCCTGCCGGGTACCGGCGGTCCCCTTCGTGTCCACGACACCGCCACCGGCCGGATAAGGACGACGACGCCGGGCCCCCGGGCCGGGATGTACGCCTGCGGCATCACCCCCTACGACGCCGCCCACCTGGGCCACGCCTTCACCTACCTCACCTTCGACCTGGTCAACCGGGTCTGGCGCGACGCGGGCCACGACGTCAACTACGTGCAGAACACCACCGACATCGACGACCCGCTCCTGGAGCGCGCGGAGGCCACCGGCGTCGACTGGCGCGACCTCGCCCACCGCGAGATCGACGTCTTCCGCGAGGACATGGCCGCCCTGCGGATCATCCCCCCGACCTCCTACGTCGGCGTGGTGGAGTCCGTCGACCTCATCAGCGACCTCGCCGCCCGCATCCGCGACACCGGCGCCGCCTACGAGCTGGACGGGGACCTGTACTTCTCCGTCGCCGAGGCGCCCGAGTTCGGCGAGATCAGCAACCTGGACCGCGGGCAGATGCTGGAGCTGTTCGGAGAACGCGGCGGCGACCCCCAGCGCACCGGCAAGAAGGACCCGCTCGACTGGCTGCTCTGGCGTGCCGAGCGCCCCGGCGAGCCCGCCTGGGACAGCCCCCTGGGCCGCGGGCGCCCCGGCTGGCACATCGAGTGCAGCGCCATCGCCCTGGACCGGCTCGGCCCGGCCTTCGACCTCAACGGCGGCGGCAGCGACCTGATCTTCCCCCACCACGAGATGGGCGCGGCCGAGACCCGATGTGCCACGGGCGGACCCAACGCCCACAACCACCTGCACGTGGGCATGGTCGGCCTCGACGGCGAGAAGATGTCCAAGTCCCTGGGCAACCTGGTCTTCGTCTCCAAGCTGCGCCAGCAGGGCGTGGACCCGGCCGTCATCCGCCTGGCCATGCTCGCCCACCACTACCGCGCCCCGTGGGAGTGGACCGACGCCGAACTCCCCGCCGCCACCGCCCGCGCCGAGCGCTGGCGCTCCGCCCTCGCCCTGGGCGCGGCGCCCGACGCCGCCCCGGTGCTCGCCGCCGTGCGCGCGGCCCTGTCCGAGGACCTGGACTCCCCGGCGGCCCTGGCCGCGGTGGACGCCTGGGCCGACACCGCCCTCACCGAGGGCGGCGCCGACACCGGCGCGCCCGCCCTGGTGCGCGCGACCGTGGACACCCTGCTGGGCGTGCGCCTGTAA